TCCCACCTTTGATAACCACTACTGGGTGACTGCCCTGAGCAACGCGCTGCCGCAAGCCAATATCCGCATCTGGACGCCGGGAGATGATGCGCCAGCCGATTATGCATTGGTCTGGCATCCGCCTGTGGAGATGCTTAAAGGGCGTGCGCTGAAAGGCGTTTTCGCGCTGGGGGCCGGAGTCGATGCCATTCTCAGTCAGCTAAAAGCCCACCCCGAAATGCTCGCCGATGCTGTACCGCTGTTTCGCCTGGAAGATACCGGTATGGCGCTACAAATGCAGGAATATGCCGTAAGCCGGGTGCTGCACTGGTTTCGCCGTTTTGATGATTACCACGCATTGCAGCAACATGCGAAATGGCAGCCGCTTGATGAGTACGCACGCGAAGATTTCACTATCGGCATTCTCGGCGCAGGTGTACTCGGCGCGAAAGTCGCTGAAAGCCTGCATTCGTGGGGGTTCCCGCTGCGCTGCTGGAGCCGCAGCCGTAAATCGCTGCCTGGCGTGACCAGCTTTGCCGGCGCCAGCGAACTGAGTGATTTTCTGCACGGCACGCGCGTGTTGATAAACCTGTTGCCGAATACGCCCGAAACGGCGGGCATCATCAACCAGGCATTGCTTGAACAACTGGCAGACGACAGTTATGTGCTGAACCTGGCGCGCGGCGTTCATGTGGTTGAGGCCGATCTTTTACAGGCGCTGGAGAGCGGCAAAGTCAAAGGCGCGATGTTGGATGTTTTCCACCACGAGCCGTTAACGGCGAGCAATCCGCTGTGGGCGCATCCGCGCGTGGCAATCACCCCGCATATCGCGGCCAACACACGGCCTGCTGAGGCGATTGCCTTTATTAGCCGCACCATCGGGCAACTGGAGCGTGGCGAGCCGGTGAGCGGGCGCGTGGACAGAGTGCGCGGTTACTGATACCCACCCGGCTTTGCCGGGTTTTTCATTAAACTGCATAACAATAGCTGCTATCCTTGCCAAAAATAACTCCAGGAGTGAGCCATGTATCCCGTTGACCTGCACATGCATACCGTCGCCAGCACCCACGCTTACAGTACGCTTCACGATTATATTGCCGAGGCAAAACGCAAAGGGATCAAACTCTTTGCCATTACCGATCACGGCCCGGATATGGCGGACGCGCCGCACTACTGGCATTTCGTCAATATGCGCATTTGGCCGCGCATCGTAGATGGCGTCGGCATTCTGCGCGGTATTGAGGCTAATATTAAAAATACCGCTGGCGAGATCGATTGCACCGGCCCGATGTTAACCTCACTGGATCTGATCATTGCGGGTTTCCACGAACCCGTATTCGCACCGCAGGATAAAGCCACCCATACAGAGGCGATGATTGCGACGATGGCCAGCGGCAATGTGCATATCATCAGTCATCCAGGTAACCCGAAATTCGAAATCGATATTCCGGCAATAGCCGCCGCTGCGGCGAAATATAACGTGGCGCTGGAGATCAACAACTCCTCCTTTATTCATTCGCGCAAAGGCAGTGAAGCCAACTGTCGCGCCATCGCTGCGGCGGTGCGAGATGCAGGTGGCTGGGTCGCGCTGGGGTCGGATTCCCATACCTCTTTTACGCTGGGTGATTTTGTGGAATGCCGTAAAGTGCTGGATGACGTCGGATTCCCGGAAGATCGTATTTTGAATGTCTCGCCGCGCCGCCTGCTCAATTTCCTGGAGTCACGCGGCATGGCACCGATTAGTGAATTTGCTGAACTTTAATACTGACTGGAACAACTGAATGAATGAATTTTCTATCCTCTGCCGCGTGTTGGGCTCGTTGTTTTACCGCCAGCCGCAAGATCCCCTGCTGGTGCCGCTTTACACCCTGATCCGCGAGGGGAAGCTGGCGCAAAGCTGGCCGCTTGAGCAGGAC
The nucleotide sequence above comes from Kosakonia sp. H02. Encoded proteins:
- the ghrA gene encoding glyoxylate/hydroxypyruvate reductase GhrA, with protein sequence MEIIFYHPTFDNHYWVTALSNALPQANIRIWTPGDDAPADYALVWHPPVEMLKGRALKGVFALGAGVDAILSQLKAHPEMLADAVPLFRLEDTGMALQMQEYAVSRVLHWFRRFDDYHALQQHAKWQPLDEYAREDFTIGILGAGVLGAKVAESLHSWGFPLRCWSRSRKSLPGVTSFAGASELSDFLHGTRVLINLLPNTPETAGIINQALLEQLADDSYVLNLARGVHVVEADLLQALESGKVKGAMLDVFHHEPLTASNPLWAHPRVAITPHIAANTRPAEAIAFISRTIGQLERGEPVSGRVDRVRGY
- a CDS encoding phosphatase is translated as MYPVDLHMHTVASTHAYSTLHDYIAEAKRKGIKLFAITDHGPDMADAPHYWHFVNMRIWPRIVDGVGILRGIEANIKNTAGEIDCTGPMLTSLDLIIAGFHEPVFAPQDKATHTEAMIATMASGNVHIISHPGNPKFEIDIPAIAAAAAKYNVALEINNSSFIHSRKGSEANCRAIAAAVRDAGGWVALGSDSHTSFTLGDFVECRKVLDDVGFPEDRILNVSPRRLLNFLESRGMAPISEFAEL